DNA from Colletotrichum higginsianum IMI 349063 chromosome 7 map unlocalized unitig_7, whole genome shotgun sequence:
CCGGGCACCGTTCGAATCCGCCGCCCGTCTCACGACAGTCTCAGTAGCTTCTCCACCGAGAACAAGATGGACGCGGCATTTAAGCGACCTGGAAGTGCCAACAGCAACCTTGCGCCCGCCCAGCCGCTGCCTCCTCTGCCCTCCAACCACAAGGAGGCCATCGAAGCTGCGAGAAGTGGGTCTTCCCACGGAAGCGCGGTCATGGGCCCTCCCTTGTGgcccgcctcggcgatgaggaGCCAGCGGCCCCAGACTCCCAACGACGCGAGGCCGCAGTCGCCTCTGTCCATTTCTACGTCGACAAAGGCTACGCCCACTGTTCGTGTTTCCCGAGCTGGTGCACCTCATACCACTGTTGAGGTCCACTCACCGACTAAGCTGTCGACTATGAGCAGACACTCCTCGGTGTCTTCGTTCGTCTCTGAGATCGACCATCGGTTCAACCCCCAGGCTGAGCTGGCTGCGGCGACCGGCTTCGGCCCTAACACCGACCCTCGCATGATCCAGGCCATTACGCAGACCATGATCGGAGAATACCTGTGGAAGTACACTCGCAaggcaggccgaggagagaTCTCCGATTACCGACACAGACGCTACTTCTGGGTCCATCCCTACACTCGAACTCTGTACTGGAGCGATCGTGACCCGGCGACGGCTGGCCGGTCTGAACTTCGCGGCAAGAGTGTGCCCATCGAGGCCGTACGTGTGGTCACCGACGACAACCCGATGCCGCCCGGCCTCCACCGCAAAAGCTTGATTGTCATCTCGCCCGGCAGAACCATCAAATTTACCTGCACGACTGGCCAGCGCCACGAGACATGGTTCAACGCCTTGTCGTACCTCTTACTTCGCACGGCCAACGAGGGTCAGTCAGATGTCGAAGAGATGGCCGGACACATTACACAGGCCGATGTGGACGAGTTCAACCCTCAGTTTGGCCGCCGTACCAACTCGACGGCTCGTCAGAGACCACCGCCATCCCTGTCGTCCTACAACTCGCGGACCACCCGTAATCAGTCTCCGGCAATCGACATGTCGATGAACATGCCCACGCTGACTCCGAACAACCACCACGCTCAGGCCCAGAGACCTGCTATCGGCACGCTGGGTAGGATTAGTGGCTACTTTGGGACCTTTTCGAGCCTCAGAAGCCGTTCCGCGGCTACCGCGAGCCCCAGCATTTACGAAGCAAGCGAGGTGCATGACAGCGCTGAAGACCTACGGGAGATTATCGAGAGACAGGACCGGGACGCCGACCGACTCGAAAACGTGCGCGCTTGCTGCGATGGTGAGTTAAAACATGGCCATTGCTTGGGAGAAAGACATGCTAATGACGATGGCACAGGCAAGCACGATGTCGGTACCCTTCACCACCACTCTAAGCGAGGTCGGCCCTCTGCGTCCCATTCCCACTCTCACTCCAACTCTCACTCTGGGCCTTCCACGGCCACACCGTTGAGCACGTTGAAGGCGCGAGCATAAGCTGCCGTTTAATATGCATGCCCAACGACATCTACTGGTGGCTGTTGAGCAGTCTGAAAAGTAATATAAACCATTGAAGTACTTGCAATCCACTCGCTACACCAAAGTTGGCCTCATGGGAAAGCCAAACCCTCCCCTCATGATCAATTCGCTCTCACGCAACGGATCACGACGTCTATGACAACCATCTCTTTGTCGTCTTTGCCTAGGATGCCCTGCGTCGCGAGAACCCAGGCCCCTTTTCTTTCCGTTTCGGACCTAATCTCAATCACGACTGCATCTAGGACCCTTGCGTCCTCACGACCCAGAAAGAAAAACTCATTTCTCTACGCGACTTGCTTGTCTCGACCATAACCACTACGCACTGACCAACTGCTTACTTGTCAGACATTACCTGGATGCTTGCTAAGCATGCTTTTTGCGccgcttttttttttgttttgatACCGGGAGCAGCCAGTCATCGTATGCTCGGGGTTGTTAATCAGCAAGACTATTGTTTACAAGACTTACACCATGGCCGCGGCAATAAAATTTATACAGGACAAGGAACGGGGAGGAACGATAGGAAGAAAACACAGCGATGTACTACTGCTACCCAGTTGCGATATGCGATTGGAGTCAAGTTTTGTCTTCTCCCTCTGCGGGTTGTCTTCTAATATTGCCCGGCTCTACGAAGTGGATTTTTCTGTTGGCACAACAGACCACACACCAAAAACAGCCTGCTTTTTCTATGTACTCTCTTTTCAACAACCCTCTTTCTTTATGTTCGTACCATCAGGGCAAACGGACCCTCTCgactcttctctctcctACCCACGGAATTGGGGAAGGGAGATCGACGGATCTGGAAGGTTTGTCGGATTACTTTGAGGAGTTGGGACACTCTGTAGATGTAATGCATAGTTGCCTCTCTGCCCTGACATTTTGTAATGTGTCCGCCATCGTCGCATGTGATTTGGAAACCGATGAACATCCCTATCTaagcctcgacgccgtcgatgatTGAAAAAGTAAGGGGAGGACGGGAAGTCGTTGTGACCGGCTTAGTTCCCCGGCAAACCGAAATGAGTAGCCACCCTGATCCCTATGCTCGAATGCAGGGGTTTGCTTGTTCGGGGCCCGGACCGTCACCGATACAAGTCCGACGAAGACGGCTGAGGTTATCCCTTCCCAAAGTCCGCTCTCACCCTCGTTCCGCAATCATCCGGCCCAcgccccggcgccgtcgagaccCGGGTGAGCCGGTTGCGATGCGGGGCTCGACGGCTTTCCTTGGGCAAGACGGGGGGCTGCGTCCGGCGATCTGAACCTAGACTAACGGGTCTGGATAATAGAGTTGGAAGCAAAAAGCGTGGGCTAGACACACCTCCGAGGATGGTCCACCTACATCGAATGgtgcgtgtgtatgtgtatgcTTATGTGTGTTGGTATCCTAAATATTTCACTCCGAACACCGTCCGTCGGCCGCCCAAACCCATCCCACCCCAGCCGGGACCTTATTCCAGACTCCATCAATTAAAGAGACGCTGACAAAAGTGACATCACTTCACCTCCACGCTGCCCCTCCCGCCGCCAACCAAATCGTCCTGCGCATCGTCGATCCACGCAGAGTaatcatcatcgtcattcACCATGTTCGTAGGGACGGCCTCAACAGGCCGCTCCTCTTCATGCTTcccacggcggcgcgggagggGCGGGGGCATCCTGTTCCTCTCCACTCCCTTCTCATCTTCTCTGTGGTTTCGCGTCTGCAACGCTTCCGCAATTTCCTCGTTATCAGACGCGTCCTCGGCCCACGGCTGGACATACGTCGGCGGGGGCATGTTCTCGtccatcggcgtcgacggctcCGAGTCAAGCGGCGCCTCCACGACCAGCAAGCTCTCACCGCCACCTTCGTCTACGTTCTTGTGCGTGTCGATGTGGCGGcgcgacggcaacggcggcggtggcacAGGCCGGCGCTCAGGTCTGCTCTCCGACGATGCGTTTGACTGCGGGCGTTCGACCAGGTTAGGCGGGGGTATGGGCTTCCGCTTCGGCACGGGGATCGTCGTGACTTTGGATCCCCTCTCGGGTGGTGGGAGCGGCGTGCCGGGCGGCGGTAAGGGTCGGCCTCTCCCCATCGGTTGGTTCAGATCCAGCGGGGCATTCTGTTCCGCCCCGTTGCCGTTCTTGGCGTCCTTGTGTTTCTGAATTGCGTTCCAGCCCCATTGCCTGGCCGTGACCGCGGCGTTCGCTACAGCCGACAGGGTGGTGCGTTTCGTCTCGCCGTTTGTCGGCGTGGTCGAGTTCGTGCTCCCCGTGTTCTCTCGTCGAAAAAGTCCCTTGGAAATGGACCCTGTAGCACTCTTGACAGAGGCTCTTGAGGACGACGTTGGCGAGCTCGGGTCCGTGGACTCAAGTATGCGCATAGActcggccgacgaggtcgtgCTTCGTCGTCCCTTGGCCATCGGCGTGCGATCTGCCTCGTGCTCGTTATCCGTCGCTTCGTGTGAGGAGGACGCGGAAGATTGGCTTGGAGCTTTGGCGACGGGCGCAGGCCTGGCTGGTGCCTCAGAGAcagccgtcgccggcgtcgaccttGCTGACAGTGCCGCCATCATGCTCGAAGCATGATcaggcggcgaagacgagggttTGAATACGTCCGCGTGAGCTACGTCAGTGCCAACCACGGGATTCGCGGGACTTGAGAGCGACGGCGATCTGAACGGCTTAGGGACGGATGTCGCtgacgccgttgacgacggGGAGCCCATGGCGTCGACGCTCGTTGAAGAGCCGTTGAGGGTACTGTTCGGTCCCTTGCCCTGAATCTTCCTGCCGAATAAGCCGGCGGGTTGGGAGTTCTCGATTATTGGCATGCTGTGGCTCTTCTCGAATGGTCTCATGTCACTTTGCAAGTCTCCCGTCTCGTCCAGACGATCGACACCTTCCACATCGCCGTCTCCTGCAACATTGGTCTCCGCGCTACGGGAACcaacgacggcatcgtcgtcctcccaAATGCCGCCCCGCCACTTCTTGTGTTCTGTGTTGAAGAACGGCATGTCGTCCCAAAACGGTTGCACTAACGTCTCGGCAATAACCTCCTTGATCCTGTTTTCGATTTGTCGTAAAATAATCGTGTACGTGATCTGTCTAGCGCTAACAATCGGCTCGATCGTCATCTCCATTTTTGGCATGCTCTGGAAAGAGAGCCATACTCTGTTGCTCGGCGGGGGTTTGATCTTGAACAGCATGTggccctcgagcttcttcagGACGACGGCAAGCACGAGATCGACCTCGCGCACCTTGAAGCGCGCTCCGAGGTCGATGCGAGCCGTAGCAGCCACTTCAATGCGAAAGTTGCCCGTGTACCGAAAATCGGCCTCCATGACGCATTCGCCTTCCACATTCAAGTCCTTGTGGCGTGGATTCGTGATGATAGGTGCGGACTCGCCGGTGTCGATTCCGCGAATGGCGATGTTGGTAAGGAAAGACGGCCGCTTCACACGGGCAATCTTTTTGGTCAGCTTCTCGCGGATAAAGTGCTCCAGGTCCGTGGTCTTGTAGATCCCTAGAAACACTCGACCAATCATGGCATTTAACCATCTCGTGGACAGATGCTCCTCTGACGAGTGCAGCTTCTGGACCAGCGCAATGATGTTTTTAACCTCAAACTGCTTCGGCCTGGGGGCTTTCCTCTCGGCGCTGAAGTTCTGCTCCTGGTTCCGGAGCATGGCAAAGTAGAAATCCTCCTTGGCCGAGCAGTTTTCCGAGAAGAGGTAAAACGGCTTGGATAAGCGGCTGTCCGGGCCGACTTCGGGCTCGTCTGTCCTCCGCGACAGACACAACGCATTCCTCTTGATGTACAGCTCGCCTTCAGGCGTTACATCCCCACCGGAGTATATACTGATGTCGTGGTGTAGGAGCGAGACCACATGTCGGACTTCGAGctgttcgtcgtcgtcaaagaGCATCAGGTGGCCATGCCTGTAGGTGTGTTAGCAAAAATGATCAGGGAATGTCGGACTGAATGGGCGGGTCGGAAGACGCATACCTCAAAACGACGTAGAAGACGTTACCGGCATTCTTGGGACGCTGGCTTAGGCCGTTTCTGTTATCCAAGGGTCCCGGGATTGGCTTACGCTCGAAGATGCTCTTGTACATGGTCTGATAGACGCTCTGGCTCGGCGGGGCGACGGTGGTAGAGCCAGTCGGGGTGGCTCGCTCAATGGGCTTCGCGTTGATGCCCATGGGAGTGTACTCTCTGCAAACGGCGAAgtagccggcggcgacgtcatTATCCTGGGCGGAGCGCTTCGTTGTCGTACTCGTCGGCGTGTCGTCCTTGGTCGAAGCTTTCACCGCCTCGAGGCCCGTAaggtcgtcgccgggctggaTGATGAAGCCCGggctgtcgtcgacgacgtcggcaaCGTCACGGGTCGTATTGGCATCATGTCGGTAGGGGAGGGTCAAATAGGCGTGGATGAGGGCAACCAAGATgaccaagggcaagaaggtcAAGCCTCCCAAGAGGTAGGTAAAGAGGAAAGCCGTCCAACCCCCCATGGCGCTTCACCAGGAAGTGTTCGGactcccttcccttccctcaCTATCTCGATCTCGCGCGGCACCGGTGCAGTGCTACTAGCGGATAGGTAGCAGAAGGGCGAGGAAATTTGGCGGGAGCATCGGCGCTTAGGCGTTGCTATGTAGGAAGATTGATGAGAAGGACGTCCGAGTCGGGTTGTTCGGTAtgcgtggtggtggtggtggtggtggtggtggtggtgtagTGAGGGAGGGAAGCTCTTCTTTGGTTTGAGGAGCAGAAACAAACGGTGTCTTTGTTGCTTTTCTTACACTTTTGCAAGTGTGCGTGGATGGTGGATGGGAAATGCGCGAGCTCTGGTCTCGGCCCCGATTCTTGATCGAAGATGGATGAATGTGGGTAGATTCGGCCAAGACAAGCAGAAAGTCACTTTGTAACCTTTTAGGGGGGTCAGGCAGGCTCAGTCCAATGGGCTGCTCATACGCCGTCATGTGAGGGCGGTTCGAGCCTTATGACA
Protein-coding regions in this window:
- a CDS encoding ph domain-containing protein gives rise to the protein MGGWTAFLFTYLLGGLTFLPLVILVALIHAYLTLPYRHDANTTRDVADVVDDSPGFIIQPGDDLTGLEAVKASTKDDTPTSTTTKRSAQDNDVAAGYFAVCREYTPMGINAKPIERATPTGSTTVAPPSQSVYQTMYKSIFERKPIPGPLDNRNGLSQRPKNAGNVFYVVLRHGHLMLFDDDEQLEVRHVVSLLHHDISIYSGGDVTPEGELYIKRNALCLSRRTDEPEVGPDSRLSKPFYLFSENCSAKEDFYFAMLRNQEQNFSAERKAPRPKQFEVKNIIALVQKLHSSEEHLSTRWLNAMIGRVFLGIYKTTDLEHFIREKLTKKIARVKRPSFLTNIAIRGIDTGESAPIITNPRHKDLNVEGECVMEADFRYTGNFRIEVAATARIDLGARFKVREVDLVLAVVLKKLEGHMLFKIKPPPSNRVWLSFQSMPKMEMTIEPIVSARQITYTIILRQIENRIKEVIAETLVQPFWDDMPFFNTEHKKWRGGIWEDDDAVVGSRSAETNVAGDGDVEGVDRLDETGDLQSDMRPFEKSHSMPIIENSQPAGLFGRKIQGKGPNSTLNGSSTSVDAMGSPSSTASATSVPKPFRSPSLSSPANPVVGTDVAHADVFKPSSSPPDHASSMMAALSARSTPATAVSEAPARPAPVAKAPSQSSASSSHEATDNEHEADRTPMAKGRRSTTSSAESMRILESTDPSSPTSSSRASVKSATGSISKGLFRRENTGSTNSTTPTNGETKRTTLSAVANAAVTARQWGWNAIQKHKDAKNGNGAEQNAPLDLNQPMGRGRPLPPPGTPLPPPERGSKVTTIPVPKRKPIPPPNLVERPQSNASSESRPERRPVPPPPLPSRRHIDTHKNVDEGGGESLLVVEAPLDSEPSTPMDENMPPPTYVQPWAEDASDNEEIAEALQTRNHREDEKGVERNRMPPPLPRRRGKHEEERPVEAVPTNMVNDDDDYSAWIDDAQDDLVGGGRGSVEVK